The uncultured Desulfuromonas sp. genome has a segment encoding these proteins:
- a CDS encoding methyltransferase domain-containing protein, with amino-acid sequence MRTTIAKELTLQPKNLACDVDEQACYLETCKRFDSAEVARTYRTRKNVLTARNRREWQCILRGLQGVPAGADVLDLPCGSGRLEPFLEQQGYRVTAADYSEHMVETARQAYLESLGKTERSETIHFVQSDVMRMGFETDAFDAVICNRLLHHYPTSGLRQRVLRECARVSRSVVIVSYFDNLAFSSLRFHLKNRLLSRHATDRVPIWFHVLNHDLHAAGLRCTATYRVRYGLSPQTYLRLEHV; translated from the coding sequence ATGAGAACAACAATCGCTAAAGAGCTTACGTTACAACCCAAGAATCTTGCTTGTGATGTTGATGAGCAGGCCTGCTATCTGGAGACGTGTAAACGATTTGATTCTGCCGAAGTCGCCCGGACCTATCGAACCCGCAAAAATGTTTTGACGGCACGCAACCGGCGTGAATGGCAGTGTATCTTGCGTGGACTTCAGGGCGTCCCTGCTGGAGCCGACGTGCTGGATCTTCCCTGCGGCAGTGGCCGGTTGGAACCGTTTCTGGAACAACAGGGCTATCGGGTGACTGCGGCTGATTATTCAGAGCACATGGTCGAAACGGCTCGGCAAGCCTATCTGGAAAGTCTCGGGAAGACTGAGAGATCCGAAACAATTCATTTTGTTCAAAGTGATGTGATGCGAATGGGCTTTGAAACGGACGCGTTTGATGCGGTTATCTGCAATCGTTTACTTCATCACTACCCGACTTCCGGGTTACGCCAACGGGTCTTGCGTGAGTGTGCTCGAGTGAGCCGCAGCGTGGTGATCGTCTCCTACTTTGATAATTTGGCTTTTTCTTCCCTGCGTTTTCACCTGAAAAACCGTTTGCTTTCACGTCACGCCACGGATCGGGTTCCGATCTGGTTTCACGTTTTAAATCATGATCTGCATGCCGCGGGATTGCGTTGTACGGCGACCTATCGCGTGCGCTATGGTCTGTCACCGCAGACCTACCTGCGACTTGAACACGTATGA
- the thiC gene encoding phosphomethylpyrimidine synthase ThiC, translating to MTLMESARQGIITDTLRQAAEIEGVDPEWLRARVAEGTACICHNIKRKNGKPLAVGKGLSTKVNANIGTSKDDTSIDNEMEKARVAVAAGAHALMDLSTGGPIDEIRSAIIAETDACIGSVPLYQAAVDTIAKKKKAMVQMTVDEIFDGIKKHLDDGVDFITVHCGVTQITLDRMDKEGRVMDVVSRGGSFTAKWMAFNNAENPLYEYYDRLLELVRPYDAVLSLGDGFRPGCLHDATDRAQLQELLILGELTNRAWDAGIQVMIEGPGHVPLDQVRANIELQKQVCHGAPFYVLGPLVTDLAAGYDHIACAIGGAIAASAGADFLCYVTPSEHLCLPDVKDVHEGVIASRIAAHAADIVKQVPGAIEKDHAMAQARKDLDWEKQFALALDPAKARERRESNKAADEHGACTMCGDLCAVKVMDDRREELEKQAS from the coding sequence ATGACTCTTATGGAATCCGCCCGCCAGGGCATTATTACCGACACCCTGCGCCAGGCCGCAGAGATTGAAGGCGTCGATCCGGAATGGCTGCGGGCCCGTGTTGCCGAAGGCACCGCCTGCATCTGCCATAACATTAAACGTAAAAACGGCAAACCGCTTGCCGTCGGCAAAGGTCTGAGCACCAAAGTCAACGCCAATATCGGCACCAGCAAGGATGACACCAGCATTGACAACGAGATGGAAAAAGCCCGCGTCGCCGTTGCCGCCGGTGCTCATGCGTTGATGGATTTGTCCACCGGTGGTCCGATTGACGAAATCCGCTCCGCCATTATTGCCGAAACCGATGCCTGCATCGGCAGTGTGCCGCTCTACCAGGCCGCCGTCGATACCATCGCCAAAAAGAAAAAGGCCATGGTGCAGATGACCGTCGACGAAATCTTTGACGGCATCAAAAAGCACCTGGATGACGGTGTGGACTTCATCACCGTTCACTGCGGTGTCACGCAAATCACCCTTGACCGGATGGACAAAGAAGGGCGTGTCATGGACGTTGTCTCGCGTGGTGGCTCGTTCACCGCCAAATGGATGGCGTTCAACAATGCGGAAAATCCGCTCTATGAATACTATGACCGCCTTCTCGAGCTGGTTCGCCCTTATGACGCGGTTTTATCCCTCGGTGACGGCTTCCGACCCGGCTGCCTGCACGATGCCACAGACCGCGCCCAGCTTCAGGAACTGCTCATCCTCGGCGAACTGACCAACCGCGCCTGGGATGCCGGTATCCAGGTGATGATCGAAGGCCCCGGCCATGTGCCCCTCGACCAGGTCAGAGCCAACATCGAGTTGCAGAAGCAAGTCTGCCACGGAGCACCGTTTTATGTGCTCGGCCCCCTGGTCACCGACCTGGCTGCCGGTTACGACCATATTGCCTGCGCCATTGGTGGCGCCATCGCCGCCTCGGCCGGAGCCGACTTCTTGTGCTACGTCACGCCCAGTGAGCATCTGTGCCTGCCCGACGTCAAAGATGTCCATGAAGGGGTTATCGCCAGTCGCATCGCCGCCCATGCCGCGGACATCGTCAAACAGGTTCCCGGTGCCATTGAAAAAGACCATGCCATGGCCCAGGCGCGTAAAGACCTGGATTGGGAAAAACAATTTGCCCTGGCCCTTGATCCGGCCAAAGCTCGGGAGCGGCGTGAATCCAACAAAGCGGCCGATGAACACGGCGCCTGCACCATGTGCGGCGACCTGTGCGCGGTGAAAGTGATGGATGACCGCCGCGAAGAACTGGAGAAACAGGCGAGCTGA
- the thiD gene encoding bifunctional hydroxymethylpyrimidine kinase/phosphomethylpyrimidine kinase yields the protein MNTSPRKTPLNGVYLITDDSPEHLLLKNVERALRGGTHIVQYRDKIRSFDDQKKLAEALKDLCRQYQALFIINDSARLAAAVDADGVHLGQSDGHIREARQLLGDQAIIGVSTQTLELARQAEQDGADYIGVGSVYPTGTKQDAVHIGLDDLRAIAAGVTLPVVAIGGITAARLPDVLAAGADSVAVVSAIMSDPQPEVASRELALQFQRNHSLPYGRVLTVAGSDSGGGAGIQADLKAITLLGSYGSSVLTALTAQNTLGVTAIHAPPVEFVQQQLDAVLSDIGADVIKTGMLYSAEIISAVAERFRTYSALCVIDPVMIAKGGSALLQQAAIETFIRELLPQAYLLTPNIPEAEALTGQSISSVTDMEHAAKALQAMGARNVLVKGGHLEQDPVDLLQYGSATITLPGKRLDTPHTHGTGCTTASVIATLLAQGTSLPQAVTQAKQFITDAIAAAPHLGHGHGPVNHYTAALTLVGDRRPTTFM from the coding sequence ATGAACACATCACCACGGAAAACCCCTCTGAACGGCGTTTACCTGATCACCGACGACAGCCCGGAACATCTCCTGCTGAAAAACGTTGAACGGGCATTACGTGGCGGGACACACATCGTCCAATACCGGGACAAAATCCGCTCCTTCGATGATCAGAAAAAGCTGGCCGAAGCGCTGAAAGATTTGTGCCGACAGTATCAGGCCCTGTTTATCATCAACGACAGTGCCCGACTGGCCGCTGCCGTTGATGCCGACGGTGTTCACCTCGGTCAATCGGATGGCCACATTCGCGAAGCGCGTCAGTTGCTGGGCGACCAGGCCATCATCGGCGTGTCCACCCAAACCCTTGAACTGGCCCGCCAGGCAGAGCAGGATGGCGCCGACTACATCGGTGTCGGCAGTGTCTATCCCACCGGCACCAAACAGGATGCCGTGCATATCGGCCTTGACGATCTCCGCGCCATCGCCGCCGGTGTGACGTTGCCCGTGGTCGCCATCGGTGGTATCACTGCCGCCCGCTTGCCTGACGTGCTCGCGGCCGGAGCCGACAGTGTCGCGGTTGTTTCCGCCATCATGTCCGACCCGCAACCCGAAGTGGCCAGTCGCGAACTGGCGCTGCAATTCCAGCGCAACCATTCCCTGCCTTATGGTCGAGTACTCACCGTGGCCGGATCCGACAGCGGCGGCGGCGCCGGGATTCAGGCCGACCTGAAAGCCATCACCTTGCTCGGCAGCTATGGCAGCAGCGTGCTCACCGCCCTGACCGCGCAAAACACCCTGGGCGTGACCGCCATCCATGCACCACCGGTGGAATTCGTCCAACAGCAGTTGGATGCGGTGCTGAGCGATATCGGTGCGGATGTGATCAAAACCGGCATGCTCTACAGCGCGGAAATCATCTCTGCCGTTGCCGAACGCTTTCGCACTTATAGCGCGCTGTGTGTCATCGACCCGGTGATGATTGCCAAGGGCGGTTCGGCGCTGTTACAACAAGCGGCCATTGAGACCTTCATCCGTGAACTGCTGCCCCAGGCGTATCTGCTCACCCCCAATATCCCCGAAGCTGAAGCCTTGACCGGACAAAGCATTTCCAGCGTCACCGATATGGAACACGCCGCCAAAGCCCTGCAAGCCATGGGCGCGCGCAACGTGCTGGTGAAGGGCGGCCACCTTGAGCAGGATCCGGTGGATCTGTTGCAATACGGCAGTGCCACCATCACCCTGCCGGGCAAACGCCTCGACACCCCGCATACCCACGGCACCGGGTGCACGACGGCCTCGGTCATTGCCACGTTGCTGGCGCAGGGCACGTCATTACCCCAGGCCGTCACACAGGCCAAACAGTTTATTACCGATGCCATTGCCGCCGCGCCGCACCTCGGCCACGGCCACGGTCCGGTAAACCATTATACCGCTGCATTGACCCTCGTTGGTGATCGTCGACCAACGACATTTATGTGA
- a CDS encoding EAL domain-containing protein — translation MQYADLLENSNDLIQVVGFDGRILYANRKWQETLGYGKEELGELNFFNLLHADFHCDCQDRIQRLMEGEGLPRFEVEFKTRYGHKIVAEGSISLYMEDGEPRGIQGFFRDVTARKKTEKALQTSEERFRTIYESSVAGIAMLAPDGHFLQANSAFCNFLGYSEDELLQMKITDVTHPDDIEDTLSRRNIARANRLHSIVCEKRYIRKDGTVFWAQLSSTWFFDANGNPLYTVPVIQDITRRKEAEERIRELAYYDSLTGLANRTLFNDRLDQVLARSRRRKGRFALMFLDLDRFKGVNDTLGHAVGDAMLRLAAQRLSDCLRENDTVARLGGDEFVIILSDYKEDANLPHVAEKLLKALSSPFDLGVREVFSSTSIGIAIYPDDGDEAVDLLRHADMAMYAAKEAGGDTFRFYSEEMNARAVSRMDLEANLRRALEQEEFFIEYQPQIDLITNEVAGVEALLRWQHPQLGVIPPAQFIGLAEETNLILPLGEWVMRRVFEQCVLWKEQGYLPFRVGINVSGRQFVQPDFVDMVCRLLDETGAAPELLEFEITESVVMKDVDAAVLTLEALKKLGINMAIDDFGTGYSSLSCLKHLPLNRLKIDKSFISDLQDNADDRAIVEATIAMAKRLELGVTAEGVETEGQYGFVQKRECDEVQGFYFSRPLSASEVADAWLVKRPST, via the coding sequence GTGCAATACGCAGATCTGTTAGAAAACAGTAACGATCTGATTCAGGTCGTCGGCTTTGACGGCCGTATCCTCTATGCGAATCGCAAGTGGCAAGAAACGTTAGGCTATGGCAAAGAGGAACTCGGAGAACTGAACTTTTTTAATCTGCTGCATGCGGATTTTCATTGCGATTGTCAGGACCGGATTCAACGCCTGATGGAGGGTGAGGGCCTGCCCCGTTTTGAGGTGGAGTTCAAAACACGCTATGGCCATAAAATTGTTGCCGAAGGCAGTATCTCCCTGTATATGGAAGACGGTGAACCGCGTGGCATTCAGGGGTTTTTTCGCGATGTTACCGCACGGAAGAAAACCGAAAAAGCGTTGCAGACGTCCGAAGAGCGCTTTCGGACCATTTACGAGTCCTCCGTCGCCGGCATTGCCATGCTGGCGCCCGATGGCCATTTTCTCCAGGCCAATTCGGCTTTTTGTAATTTTCTCGGCTATAGCGAAGACGAGTTGCTGCAGATGAAAATTACCGATGTCACCCATCCGGATGACATTGAAGATACCTTGAGCCGACGCAATATCGCCCGTGCCAACCGCCTCCATTCCATCGTCTGTGAAAAACGTTATATCCGCAAGGATGGCACGGTTTTCTGGGCTCAGTTGTCCTCGACCTGGTTTTTTGACGCCAACGGCAATCCGCTCTATACGGTCCCGGTGATTCAGGATATCACCCGGCGCAAAGAAGCTGAGGAACGGATTCGTGAGTTGGCCTATTACGACAGCCTGACCGGTCTGGCCAATCGCACCCTGTTCAATGATCGACTGGACCAGGTGCTGGCCCGCTCACGTCGCCGCAAGGGACGCTTTGCCCTGATGTTCCTCGATCTGGATCGCTTCAAAGGGGTCAATGACACCTTGGGCCATGCGGTCGGTGACGCCATGCTGCGGCTGGCGGCTCAGCGGCTCAGCGACTGTCTGCGCGAAAATGATACGGTCGCGCGTCTGGGTGGTGATGAATTTGTCATTATTCTTTCCGATTACAAAGAGGACGCCAATCTGCCCCATGTTGCGGAAAAACTTCTCAAAGCTTTGTCAAGTCCTTTTGACCTCGGCGTGCGCGAAGTGTTCAGCTCGACGAGTATCGGTATCGCCATCTATCCGGATGATGGTGATGAAGCCGTCGATCTTCTCCGTCATGCTGATATGGCCATGTACGCCGCCAAAGAGGCGGGTGGTGACACCTTTCGCTTCTATTCGGAGGAGATGAATGCGCGTGCCGTATCGCGTATGGACCTGGAGGCCAATCTGCGTCGTGCTTTGGAGCAGGAGGAGTTCTTTATCGAGTACCAACCGCAGATCGACCTGATCACCAACGAGGTTGCGGGCGTTGAGGCGCTGTTGCGCTGGCAACATCCCCAATTAGGTGTCATCCCACCGGCTCAGTTTATCGGTCTTGCCGAAGAAACCAACCTGATCCTGCCGTTGGGTGAATGGGTGATGCGGCGCGTGTTCGAACAATGTGTCCTGTGGAAAGAACAGGGCTATTTGCCGTTTCGGGTCGGCATTAATGTCTCCGGCCGTCAATTTGTCCAGCCCGATTTTGTCGATATGGTGTGTCGGTTATTGGATGAGACCGGGGCCGCTCCCGAGTTGCTGGAATTTGAAATCACCGAAAGTGTCGTCATGAAAGATGTCGATGCCGCGGTGCTGACTCTTGAAGCGCTCAAAAAACTGGGGATCAACATGGCCATTGACGATTTCGGCACCGGCTATTCGTCATTGAGCTGTTTGAAACATCTGCCGTTAAACCGGCTGAAAATCGATAAGTCGTTTATCTCCGATCTGCAGGACAATGCCGATGATCGGGCCATTGTTGAGGCAACCATTGCCATGGCCAAGCGCCTGGAACTTGGCGTGACCGCTGAAGGGGTTGAGACGGAAGGACAGTACGGTTTCGTGCAGAAACGCGAATGTGATGAAGTTCAGGGCTTCTATTTCAGCCGCCCCCTTTCCGCCAGTGAAGTGGCGGATGCCTGGCTGGTCAAACGACCATCGACCTGA
- the alr gene encoding alanine racemase: MKAYRPTRVAIDLDALRHNYQVVRTTMRPDWRLLAVVKADAYGHGAIPIARTLEDAGADLFGVAIVEEGLELRAAGISRPILMLGGPWPGQESVVIEHDLHVAVFEIGQLQRLEQAARQAGKRCFCHLKIDSGMGRLGVRDEQLDEVLQFFLASEALQLVGIMTHFALADCPDHPLTAQQQAHFKHALAKVHAAGFEPEYIHSANSAATFTQVNGGCNLVRPGIALYGGQPFEERHLPLKPVMAFRTEIAHLKHLPTGSGVSYGHRFVAQRPTLIAAIPVGYADGYNRLLSNCGTALVHGQNVSVAGTVCMDWTLLDVTDVANVQCGDTVTLLGCDGDQCVLAEQWAEKVGTISYEVFCQISKRVPRHYLPQVP; encoded by the coding sequence ATGAAAGCCTATCGCCCGACTCGCGTTGCTATTGATCTGGATGCCTTACGTCATAATTACCAGGTGGTGCGCACAACCATGCGCCCTGACTGGCGCCTGCTGGCCGTGGTTAAAGCCGATGCCTATGGTCATGGCGCTATCCCCATCGCACGCACCTTGGAGGATGCCGGGGCTGATCTGTTTGGGGTCGCCATTGTTGAAGAGGGCCTGGAGCTGCGCGCCGCCGGGATTTCCCGGCCGATTCTTATGCTGGGTGGTCCCTGGCCCGGTCAGGAGAGCGTTGTTATTGAGCACGATCTGCATGTGGCTGTTTTCGAGATCGGTCAATTACAGCGTCTCGAACAGGCCGCTCGCCAGGCGGGAAAACGGTGTTTTTGTCATCTCAAAATTGACAGTGGTATGGGCCGCCTCGGTGTCCGCGATGAACAGCTTGATGAGGTTCTGCAGTTTTTTCTTGCGTCAGAGGCGTTGCAACTTGTCGGCATTATGACCCATTTTGCCCTGGCGGATTGTCCGGATCATCCCTTGACCGCTCAACAGCAGGCGCATTTCAAGCATGCGTTGGCCAAGGTGCATGCGGCCGGTTTTGAGCCTGAGTATATTCACTCCGCCAACAGTGCCGCCACCTTTACCCAGGTCAACGGGGGCTGCAATCTGGTGCGGCCGGGCATCGCCTTGTACGGCGGTCAGCCGTTTGAAGAGCGTCATTTGCCGCTGAAGCCGGTGATGGCGTTTCGTACTGAAATCGCTCATCTTAAACACCTGCCGACCGGTAGTGGGGTTTCTTACGGCCACCGCTTTGTTGCTCAGCGTCCGACGCTGATTGCCGCCATTCCCGTCGGTTATGCCGATGGTTACAACCGCCTGTTGTCCAACTGTGGCACGGCTCTTGTTCATGGTCAGAACGTTTCTGTCGCCGGAACCGTGTGCATGGACTGGACTCTGCTCGATGTGACCGATGTTGCCAATGTACAATGTGGTGATACGGTCACTTTGTTGGGGTGTGACGGGGATCAATGTGTGCTGGCCGAGCAGTGGGCGGAAAAAGTTGGTACAATCTCCTATGAGGTGTTCTGTCAAATCAGTAAGCGGGTACCGCGTCACTATCTGCCTCAAGTCCCTTAA
- a CDS encoding ASKHA domain-containing protein, giving the protein MASSLSLALDLGTTTLCGRLLDGDGHVVAEQTLFNPQTEFGSDVIRRLEVAHAGGGESLAQALIDGIGQVTDLLLRQAGASSQDIGRAAAAGNSAISLLLQQQPVASLLFPPHRPPQTDGISLTVPAVPVPLYLFPLVSGYVGGDLVAVLYSHPNPAPGTFFIDVGTNGEMALYTGTQWWVSSVAAGPAFEGGNIASGMPAGPGAICRVALDADRLALQTCDGGRPLGLCGSGLVDLIAAARRGGLIDVHGTIVAADAIDNNLVRYLCEVEGQAALQLYRDARHRVVVTQEDIRNFQLAKAAVHAGAECLLARADMTSDALTGVVVTGALGFSLAADCLRTVGLLPSAMIDKVAFEQGGVLNGLARYLCPSGGEENVEALAHRLRPYPLSGTPRFERAFVAAMDFPFLQGDGLKNG; this is encoded by the coding sequence ATGGCGTCATCCCTGTCTTTGGCGTTAGACCTTGGAACCACGACCCTGTGTGGACGTCTGCTTGATGGCGATGGTCACGTGGTGGCGGAACAGACGCTGTTCAATCCTCAAACCGAATTCGGCAGCGATGTGATCCGCCGACTCGAAGTTGCCCACGCCGGCGGTGGTGAGTCGTTGGCCCAGGCATTGATCGACGGCATTGGCCAGGTGACGGACCTGCTGCTTCGCCAGGCGGGGGCTTCGTCCCAGGATATTGGCCGCGCCGCCGCTGCGGGCAATTCCGCTATCAGCCTGTTATTGCAGCAGCAGCCGGTGGCCTCTCTGCTTTTCCCGCCACATCGACCGCCGCAGACTGACGGCATCAGCCTGACCGTGCCCGCTGTGCCGGTGCCGCTTTATCTGTTTCCCCTGGTCAGTGGTTATGTCGGTGGCGATCTGGTGGCGGTGCTGTACAGTCATCCCAACCCGGCTCCGGGAACGTTTTTTATTGATGTCGGCACCAATGGTGAGATGGCCCTTTACACCGGGACACAATGGTGGGTCAGTTCCGTCGCGGCGGGACCGGCATTCGAAGGTGGCAACATCGCCAGTGGTATGCCGGCGGGCCCGGGAGCGATCTGCCGGGTTGCGTTGGACGCGGATCGTCTGGCGTTGCAGACCTGCGACGGAGGACGACCGCTCGGGTTGTGTGGTAGTGGTCTGGTGGATTTGATTGCCGCGGCACGACGTGGCGGCCTGATTGATGTCCACGGCACGATTGTCGCTGCGGATGCCATTGACAACAATCTGGTGCGTTACCTGTGCGAGGTGGAGGGGCAGGCGGCCCTGCAGCTCTATCGGGATGCACGGCATCGTGTGGTGGTAACCCAGGAGGATATCCGTAATTTTCAGCTGGCCAAGGCGGCGGTTCATGCCGGAGCAGAATGTCTTCTGGCACGCGCGGACATGACCAGCGATGCGTTGACCGGGGTGGTTGTGACCGGAGCCTTGGGCTTTTCCCTGGCGGCCGATTGTCTTAGAACCGTTGGACTGCTGCCGTCGGCCATGATTGATAAAGTGGCTTTCGAACAGGGCGGCGTGCTTAACGGTTTAGCCCGCTATCTGTGCCCGTCAGGTGGAGAGGAGAATGTTGAGGCCTTGGCCCATCGCCTGCGCCCTTATCCGTTGTCCGGCACCCCTCGTTTCGAACGGGCATTCGTTGCAGCGATGGATTTTCCATTTTTGCAGGGTGACGGCCTGAAAAACGGTTGA